Within the Candidatus Saccharibacteria bacterium oral taxon 488 genome, the region GCATACCGGGAACTAGCTCACCCAGCAGCGACTCCACCACGCGGATACACCTGACGTCGGCCGCGATCTGAAAGCGGATCGTCTCGTTCGTTGCCCGGGTTTCAATGACCAGCGACCCCAGACCAGGATCAGCCACCAGCCGATGCATCAGCTGCTGCACCATCGTCCATTTCAGCGGCCGCGGCCAATACAACTCACGCCAGCACCATCGCCGCTTGCTACTCACGATGCGCCTCCATCATCCGGGGCAGGGGCACTGACTCCGCCAGCCTCATCAGACCCAGCAGGGCCGTTGGCCTCGGTGGTTGCTTCTGGGGTTTGTTCGATCCGCCACAGCAGGTACATCGCCAAGGCTTTGGCCAGTTCACGCCGCGAGATCGGGGTTTGCCACAGCGGCACCACCCGCACCTGCGATGACCGGGACGTGCCGCGGCCGACCTCTCGTTTACGTCCACGCCTTGCCATGTCGACCTCCTCGTCGTTTCACCACCAGAACCGGTTTCGCCACCACCACATCAGCCCCCACGCCCCGGCGGCGACGAGCCCGATGCCGCCGGCAACCAGCATCACGGGCAGCCAAATCCTGCCCAGAACGCACAACGTCATCTCGACGCATACGGCGCTTACCAGCAGCGACAGCGCGCCGGCGAGTAGCCTCGTAGATCGGTTGTTCATCCCACCACCAGACATCAGTTCCTCCTCGCATCCGTTTCATCGCTGCAGTCCCCCGAGCTGTTTCATTCCGTCCTGGTTGCGGCCGGTATCACTGGGCACCGGATACCCCGGAATGACAATGTCAGCATCAACCTGGTTACCCCACACCGACCAATCCGCCCGTGACTCCGGACGCCGGCGCGCAAACAACTCCAGATACGGCCCCCGCGACACCCTCTCGATAACCGCGAACTGTTCAGCCGGTTTACGGGAATGCTCCCGCACCGGCGCGGTGAACCACGTCGGCTGCGACCGGAAATTCACCGGCTCTCGACCACGCGTACAAAACAACAACTGCTCCGTAGCGTTACGCAAGGAATACCGCCCACCTAGCCCCAGCCGGAACTTGACCCACGTCAGCGGCGAGCGCACCGTGAACCCCCACGCCTCCGCCACCTCATAGGCCTCCCGGAGCAGGCCATTCGTCGTCCACAACCACAAATGCGCATCCGCTCCCACCAAACTTGCCACCGGCAACTGCCTGATCTGCTCCAGGCTCATCATCGGATAGTGTTTCCCACTCGACTGACCCGGCCACGGCGGATCCGCCAACACCGTTCGGAACTGCTTGTCACAACCTGCATACTGCATACAACCTCCTCCTTCTTCATTACAATTGGTTGGTATAAGCGCCCCGGATATACCTCGTCTCAACCCGGCACCTCCGGAAGACGGCATCCGCCCGGGGCGCTACCTGTATTACGACGCACTCAACCCGAGAAAACAACCATCCACTCGGACACAATTCCCACCGATCGGACACCCCGACCACCCAGCCCCACCACAGAAATAGCAGGGCACATTCAGTAATTAAGGGACACAAAAACCGCTATTGTAGAAAACGCAACACCCAGCCACCAACCACGATCATCCGCCCTAGGTGGGCTGGGTGCCGCGTCCTCAACCATCACGACCGGCGCTGCAACTCCTCAACCACCCGCCGCATCATCTCCCCCTGAACCCGGAAAGCCTGCTGCCTGAGCCGCCCAGCCACCAGGCTGGCCTCGCGCTCAATACGCCGCCGCTCCGCTCGAGCCCGCTCCTTGGTCAGCCGCCGCTCATCCCGCCAAACCTCCACCAACCCCCACACCACCAACCCCAAACCCACCAGTCCGAGGACCGCCATGCCAACCAGCCCGAGGACTGCCAGGCCGGTCACTGGAACCTCGCAATAGCCTGCGCT harbors:
- a CDS encoding methyltransferase, which gives rise to MQYAGCDKQFRTVLADPPWPGQSSGKHYPMMSLEQIRQLPVASLVGADAHLWLWTTNGLLREAYEVAEAWGFTVRSPLTWVKFRLGLGGRYSLRNATEQLLFCTRGREPVNFRSQPTWFTAPVREHSRKPAEQFAVIERVSRGPYLELFARRRPESRADWSVWGNQVDADIVIPGYPVPSDTGRNQDGMKQLGGLQR